In Nitrosarchaeum koreense MY1, one genomic interval encodes:
- a CDS encoding geranylgeranylglyceryl/heptaprenylglyceryl phosphate synthase, which yields MTGNKVESFLKSELEKKNALLFVLIDSEESKLESSQKLAQDVEKIGASAILVGGSSATDQIEMAKVVKGIKKGIKIPIILFPGNITGVVPDADAILFSSLMNSENPYFITQAQALGAPSVLKFGLEPLPTAYLVIGDGTSAWFVGSARGIPFEKPKIAAAYALAAQFLGMRFVYLEAGSGAKSSVTPEMVKTVRKAFNGFLIVGGGIRDTKTASDLVKAGADALVIGTFLEKGGSIKKLAEITKAIQRSK from the coding sequence ATGACTGGAAATAAAGTTGAATCCTTCCTAAAATCTGAACTTGAAAAGAAAAATGCATTGTTGTTTGTATTAATTGATTCTGAAGAATCTAAGTTAGAATCTTCACAAAAACTTGCTCAAGATGTTGAAAAAATAGGCGCGTCTGCAATTCTTGTAGGTGGCTCATCTGCAACAGATCAAATTGAAATGGCTAAAGTTGTAAAAGGCATTAAAAAAGGCATTAAAATTCCAATCATACTCTTCCCTGGAAACATCACAGGAGTTGTACCTGATGCGGATGCTATCCTTTTTAGTTCACTTATGAATTCTGAAAATCCATATTTTATTACTCAAGCACAGGCATTAGGAGCACCAAGTGTTCTTAAATTTGGATTGGAACCACTTCCTACTGCATATTTGGTTATTGGAGATGGAACTTCAGCATGGTTTGTAGGTTCAGCAAGAGGCATACCTTTTGAAAAACCAAAAATTGCAGCAGCATACGCCCTCGCTGCACAATTTCTTGGAATGAGATTTGTCTATTTGGAAGCAGGTTCTGGAGCAAAATCTAGTGTTACTCCAGAGATGGTTAAGACAGTAAGAAAAGCATTTAATGGATTTTTGATAGTAGGCGGTGGAATTAGGGACACTAAAACTGCTTCAGATTTAGTAAAAGCTGGTGCCGATGCCCTTGTTATTGGAACCTTTCTAGAGAAAGGTGGAAGTATTAAGAAACTAGCTGAAATAACAAAAGCAATTCAAAGAAGTAAGTAA
- a CDS encoding winged helix DNA-binding protein, producing MLIEIPEPDVILAVIIAFVVGLVGLYSYYKIRPFIKTKSEMIDSSQLERLEYYERQLIDMKIRLDSMEIQGVEQKKEDPTLEIKQYLEKLTKNQQVIENPGISPKKTEDISKEPKTIQRMPNLDHNNATDYVLHLITNKAMTSRDIQITLKRSREHTSRLMKKLYDDGFVQRNTSTKPYTYSITEKGKEKINVFESNSLIA from the coding sequence ATGTTAATTGAAATTCCTGAACCAGATGTGATTTTAGCCGTGATTATTGCATTTGTTGTAGGTTTGGTTGGTTTGTATAGTTATTACAAAATACGTCCATTCATCAAAACTAAGAGTGAAATGATAGACTCATCACAGTTAGAGCGATTAGAATATTATGAAAGACAATTAATCGATATGAAAATACGCCTAGATTCAATGGAAATACAAGGTGTTGAACAGAAAAAGGAGGATCCGACTCTAGAGATTAAACAATATTTAGAAAAATTAACTAAAAATCAACAAGTAATAGAAAATCCAGGAATTTCACCTAAAAAAACAGAGGATATTAGTAAAGAGCCTAAAACGATTCAGCGCATGCCTAATTTGGATCATAATAATGCTACAGATTATGTGTTGCATCTAATCACAAACAAAGCTATGACATCACGTGATATACAAATCACATTAAAACGAAGTAGGGAGCACACTTCAAGGTTAATGAAGAAGCTTTATGATGATGGATTTGTTCAAAGAAATACAAGTACAAAACCATATACTTATTCAATTACTGAAAAAGGAAAAGAAAAGATTAATGTTTTTGAATCTAATTCATTAATTGCATAA
- a CDS encoding AbrB/MazE/SpoVT family DNA-binding domain-containing protein: MSVQENEVLVKITSAGTISIPKQFRKYMDIQKGEYVKVILGKDRLIVRKITIS; encoded by the coding sequence GTGTCTGTTCAAGAAAATGAGGTTTTAGTTAAAATTACATCAGCCGGAACTATTTCTATTCCTAAACAATTTAGAAAATATATGGATATTCAAAAAGGGGAATATGTTAAAGTGATATTGGGAAAAGACAGACTTATAGTTAGAAAAATTACTATATCTTAG
- a CDS encoding Cdc6/Cdc18 family protein — MSDPIDRLLDAAESGKSIIKNRDILHFTYIPNTIQHRNSEQEQVTQSLLPILKHSRPSNLLVYGKPGTGKTLVVKKVLNKIQERVEKSKFPIKLIYANSKEETTLYGLLVSFGRQLGMNDKELPGTGLAISEVFKRILNNIDESKINAIFVIDEIDYLAQLVSKTGKDILYQLTRANERLKQGSLTLVGISNDLTFKEKLDPRVISSLGEEEVVFTNYNVEQIKKILEERIDEAFIPNSVEDPALNLCAALAGGEHGDARRAIDLIRVAGEIAERQQSEKVSQDHVREASLKIEENKEETSLKSYPLHEKLVILAIMKAGGSSTGEIYSSYKGLCKIVGRDELTQRRITQMLSEIELSGIISGRLIHQGIHGRTKKYKLTISSEMIKKTFKDDLTLQDII, encoded by the coding sequence ATGTCCGATCCAATTGATAGATTACTTGATGCAGCTGAATCTGGAAAATCAATTATAAAAAATAGAGATATTCTTCATTTTACATATATCCCAAATACAATTCAACATAGAAATTCTGAACAAGAACAAGTTACTCAATCACTACTACCAATTCTTAAACATTCAAGACCATCTAATCTATTAGTTTATGGTAAACCAGGTACTGGAAAGACACTTGTAGTTAAAAAAGTATTAAATAAAATTCAGGAGAGAGTAGAAAAATCAAAATTTCCAATAAAACTCATTTATGCTAACTCCAAAGAAGAAACCACACTTTATGGTTTGTTAGTAAGTTTCGGAAGGCAGTTAGGCATGAATGATAAAGAACTACCTGGAACTGGCCTAGCAATTAGTGAAGTTTTCAAAAGAATTCTAAATAATATTGATGAATCTAAAATAAATGCTATTTTTGTTATAGATGAAATTGACTATCTGGCCCAACTTGTCTCAAAAACAGGCAAAGATATCTTATATCAACTTACTAGAGCAAACGAACGTCTAAAACAAGGCTCTTTAACTTTGGTAGGAATTTCAAATGACCTTACATTTAAGGAAAAACTTGATCCTAGAGTAATCAGCAGTTTAGGTGAAGAAGAGGTAGTTTTTACAAACTACAATGTAGAACAAATTAAAAAAATATTAGAAGAACGTATTGACGAGGCGTTTATCCCTAATTCAGTAGAAGATCCAGCACTAAATCTTTGTGCAGCCTTGGCAGGTGGTGAACATGGAGATGCTAGAAGGGCAATTGATCTTATTCGTGTTGCAGGTGAAATCGCTGAAAGGCAACAATCAGAAAAAGTTTCCCAAGATCATGTTAGAGAGGCATCACTAAAAATTGAAGAAAATAAAGAGGAAACATCTCTAAAATCATACCCCCTCCATGAAAAACTTGTAATCCTAGCAATTATGAAGGCCGGAGGTTCATCAACTGGCGAGATTTATTCATCTTACAAAGGACTTTGTAAGATAGTAGGAAGAGACGAACTAACACAAAGGCGAATTACTCAAATGCTTAGTGAAATTGAATTATCCGGAATTATCTCAGGCAGACTAATTCATCAAGGAATACATGGAAGAACAAAAAAATACAAACTTACAATCTCGTCGGAAATGATTAAAAAAACCTTCAAAGATGATTTAACTTTGCAAGATATTATTTAG
- a CDS encoding DNA-directed DNA polymerase II small subunit: MKKELSIALNYALNKGFQIHPNAFKFLENVDVKKLEKIIKEIVREKTKQKSYQINQDDLEVYLGIKDDQTLQNDHKILFDPTLRITTGEGVKGYNALFSSRFNKLKRIISDRPESRMLKSIASVKTAKTDDDMYVCGLVTSRSVERNITKLVLEDPSGLFEGIVFDNELQKTAGSLLNDQFIMARIGFGKNAGFIIKDLISPDVPDQTSNRSETETYAVFLSDLHIGSKYFMEEEFTEFVSWLSSPDSVARKIRFVLIGGDLVDGVGIYPNQDKELVCQTIEEQLKKVEELISKIPSYIKIFIMPGNHDPGRRALPQPAIPKKYNSGLWERENVFMVGNPAVVSLNGVKVMMFHGQSIDDIVKTTPGLSYDKPTKVMKHLLRARHLSPIYGSQTPIAPEMEDLMVIDDIPDIFHVGHVHRAELDMYKGILLLNSGSWQKQTPFQASVGMTPNPGIALMVNLKTFKVYHENYNSNILNNILQS; this comes from the coding sequence TTGAAAAAAGAGCTATCAATTGCTTTGAATTATGCTTTGAATAAGGGGTTTCAAATTCATCCAAATGCATTTAAGTTTCTTGAAAATGTAGATGTAAAAAAATTAGAGAAAATAATTAAAGAGATTGTTCGTGAAAAAACAAAACAAAAATCGTATCAGATTAATCAAGATGATTTAGAAGTTTATTTAGGAATTAAAGACGATCAAACTTTACAAAATGATCATAAGATACTCTTTGATCCAACATTAAGAATTACTACCGGAGAGGGAGTAAAAGGGTATAATGCGTTGTTTTCTAGCCGTTTTAACAAGTTAAAACGAATAATCTCAGATAGGCCTGAATCAAGGATGTTAAAATCAATTGCTTCAGTAAAGACTGCAAAAACTGATGATGACATGTATGTTTGTGGTCTTGTCACTAGTAGAAGTGTAGAGAGAAACATAACAAAATTGGTTTTAGAAGATCCTTCAGGTTTGTTTGAAGGAATAGTTTTTGATAATGAATTACAAAAAACAGCAGGCTCGTTACTTAATGACCAATTTATTATGGCTCGAATAGGTTTTGGTAAAAATGCTGGTTTTATCATAAAAGATTTGATTTCGCCTGATGTTCCTGACCAAACCTCAAACAGATCTGAAACTGAAACATATGCTGTTTTTCTTTCAGATCTACATATTGGTAGTAAGTACTTCATGGAAGAAGAATTTACAGAGTTTGTATCTTGGTTATCCAGTCCAGATTCAGTAGCAAGAAAAATTCGTTTTGTGTTAATTGGTGGAGATTTAGTAGATGGTGTTGGGATTTATCCAAATCAAGATAAAGAATTGGTTTGTCAGACTATTGAAGAGCAGTTAAAAAAAGTTGAAGAACTCATAAGTAAAATTCCTAGTTATATCAAAATATTCATTATGCCAGGAAATCATGATCCTGGTCGTAGGGCATTACCACAACCAGCAATTCCTAAAAAATACAATTCAGGGTTATGGGAAAGAGAGAATGTCTTCATGGTTGGAAATCCTGCTGTAGTTTCTCTAAATGGAGTAAAGGTGATGATGTTTCACGGTCAAAGTATAGATGATATTGTAAAAACTACGCCTGGTCTAAGTTATGACAAACCTACTAAAGTAATGAAGCATCTTCTAAGAGCAAGACATCTAAGTCCAATTTATGGTAGTCAAACCCCGATAGCCCCAGAAATGGAAGACTTGATGGTAATTGACGATATTCCAGATATCTTTCATGTAGGACATGTGCATAGAGCCGAGTTAGATATGTACAAAGGAATTCTTTTATTAAATTCTGGTTCTTGGCAAAAACAAACACCATTTCAAGCAAGTGTTGGAATGACCCCAAATCCAGGAATTGCACTTATGGTAAATTTGAAGACTTTCAAAGTCTATCATGAAAATTATAATTCAAATATTCTAAATAATATCTTGCAAAGTTAA
- a CDS encoding stage II sporulation protein M: MGLFTIAYQIGSMSTVSEEEATTFMTEFEKLVKDIDAMGIFLHNSTISLPMFIPGFGVIWGLFSAWSTGFAFSAIVSISPELAKVPPLAILFLSPFGIMELTAYSLATSRSFILIKEVYRKSNLIPFLKPTIIEIGIVIGLLLAGGYLEYYMIKLVQDESITLPGF; encoded by the coding sequence ATGGGATTATTTACAATTGCATATCAAATCGGTTCAATGTCTACAGTTAGTGAAGAAGAAGCTACTACATTTATGACTGAATTTGAAAAATTAGTTAAAGATATCGATGCAATGGGAATCTTCCTTCATAACTCTACAATTTCATTACCAATGTTCATTCCTGGATTTGGAGTGATATGGGGATTGTTTTCAGCTTGGTCAACTGGATTTGCTTTTTCAGCAATAGTTTCAATCTCTCCAGAATTAGCAAAAGTCCCACCATTGGCAATTCTCTTTTTATCCCCATTTGGCATAATGGAACTTACTGCCTATTCTTTAGCTACCTCTAGAAGTTTCATATTGATTAAAGAAGTATATAGAAAATCTAACCTAATTCCATTTCTGAAACCAACTATAATAGAAATAGGAATAGTGATAGGACTTCTATTAGCAGGTGGATATTTGGAGTATTATATGATTAAATTAGTTCAAGATGAATCCATCACGCTTCCTGGATTTTAA
- a CDS encoding cupredoxin domain-containing protein, whose amino-acid sequence MNTTVLGFLALLVFFGFTFSDSFAISPNSAFTLEGSGYAVTENTIKTSEIDLAISTQKQTGSSIASSVEDGFITLDDEDFLITELKATMLREGKYIRINGVIDSDIGNQASISFFGKLIEESKNASIYGFTGRITIDDDNYKIIYTAKLSKLTKIKPATDPKTTESKIDKQITIYITKGSSTQGIGTYIDLGGTKQQASQTQSSTDSLRLRYFSQDRISVEPGTTITIVNDDIVSHSILSGTKNSDRYVQFTADNRISTGEILPGESTNITLDKAGFYRLYDPKYQWMELNAYVFPTIEGNVVLGQGK is encoded by the coding sequence ATGAATACTACCGTTCTTGGATTTTTAGCGTTATTGGTTTTTTTTGGATTTACTTTTAGTGATTCATTTGCAATTTCACCAAACAGTGCTTTTACTTTGGAAGGATCAGGATACGCTGTAACAGAAAATACGATTAAAACTTCTGAAATTGATTTAGCAATTTCAACCCAAAAACAAACTGGAAGTAGTATTGCATCGTCAGTTGAAGATGGATTCATTACTTTAGATGATGAAGATTTTCTAATTACTGAATTAAAAGCAACAATGCTACGTGAAGGTAAATACATTAGAATTAACGGAGTTATTGATAGTGATATTGGTAATCAAGCATCGATTAGTTTTTTTGGAAAATTAATTGAAGAAAGTAAAAATGCTTCAATCTATGGTTTTACTGGAAGAATAACAATTGATGATGATAATTATAAAATAATCTATACGGCAAAACTATCAAAACTCACAAAAATTAAACCTGCAACAGATCCTAAAACAACAGAATCAAAAATAGATAAACAAATTACAATTTATATAACTAAAGGTTCATCGACTCAAGGTATAGGTACATACATTGATCTTGGAGGAACTAAACAACAAGCATCACAAACTCAAAGCTCAACCGATTCATTAAGATTAAGATATTTTTCTCAAGATAGAATTTCAGTTGAACCAGGAACAACAATTACTATTGTAAATGACGATATAGTATCACATAGTATTCTAAGTGGAACAAAAAATAGTGATCGTTATGTTCAATTTACTGCTGACAACAGAATTTCAACAGGTGAAATATTACCAGGTGAATCAACTAACATTACACTAGATAAAGCTGGATTTTATAGATTATATGATCCAAAATATCAATGGATGGAACTTAATGCATATGTATTTCCAACCATAGAAGGTAATGTTGTTCTTGGGCAAGGAAAATAA
- the cbiE gene encoding precorrin-6y C5,15-methyltransferase (decarboxylating) subunit CbiE — translation MGKIYAVGVGPGSPKYVTEVVKEIIQNCDIVIGYKYTLKTIEDLIADKEIYEITMNNQEESYQKIYSVLGNRSLVIPFTGDVNFSESEVVDRLIEIFGDVEIIPGISSIQVAASKAKVPLDKSKVITMHVTTSIEEKKLELQKALIDGYNVVLVPRPWPKQPDKHFMPSEIAKYLKNNGFDTENMKVHVFEALTTENETSFVGTVKDLEGKEFSDLSVMVFNQFVLDSYMNYKWQWKN, via the coding sequence TTGGGAAAAATTTATGCTGTAGGTGTAGGTCCAGGCTCGCCAAAATATGTTACGGAAGTTGTAAAAGAAATCATACAGAATTGTGACATAGTTATTGGATACAAATACACATTGAAAACAATTGAAGATTTGATTGCTGATAAAGAGATTTATGAAATAACTATGAACAATCAGGAAGAATCATATCAAAAAATTTATTCAGTGTTAGGTAATCGTTCGTTGGTTATTCCATTTACAGGTGATGTCAATTTTTCAGAGTCTGAGGTTGTAGATAGACTAATTGAGATTTTTGGTGATGTAGAAATTATTCCGGGTATTAGTTCAATTCAAGTTGCAGCATCAAAAGCTAAAGTCCCATTAGACAAATCCAAAGTAATTACAATGCATGTAACAACTTCAATTGAAGAAAAGAAACTTGAATTGCAAAAAGCATTAATTGATGGATATAATGTGGTTTTAGTTCCTAGACCATGGCCTAAACAACCCGACAAACACTTTATGCCATCAGAGATTGCAAAATATCTAAAAAATAACGGGTTTGATACAGAAAATATGAAAGTTCATGTTTTTGAAGCGCTTACTACTGAAAATGAGACTAGTTTTGTTGGAACTGTAAAGGATTTAGAAGGAAAAGAATTTTCAGATTTATCTGTAATGGTTTTCAATCAATTTGTTTTGGATTCCTATATGAATTACAAATGGCAATGGAAAAATTAA
- a CDS encoding peptidylprolyl isomerase — MKKILIIISLSLLFINFGNQSFAQSDDKLVILHTNLGNIVIELFPNDAPNHVQNFIKLAEDGFYDGTIFHRIIPGFMIQGGDPNTKGGDQSTWGTGGPGYSVNAEFNTIEHNRGIVSMARAQDPNSAGSQFFIVHKDSNFLDQQYTVFGRIVTEESFATLDKIASVKTGEKDIPVNTEQVKITKAEVVNRSTVTNLLELSEPERVTTPITTSESGFQRYEDKALDIEFDAPEGWLLQQPEKTNENSPDVVVVGPRIGPINPVISLTISNVDGKTLDDLIQEKAKLLDDALKAGNLEIISQEKSIINEKEVFTTNAKGIFQSGGESYNVQFKEIIISTPKKFYIFSYSNGIDEFNDQLSKFDDSVNSFKIISEPIKEIKSASASVETEEKGGGCLIATAAYGSELTPQIQQLREIRDNTILSTQSGTTFMTGFNQFYYSFSPIVADLERENPVFKEAVKLAITPMLSTLSIMTLAEDGSDAQVLGLGISVIALNLGMYIVIPTITIIKIKNKF, encoded by the coding sequence TTGAAAAAAATTCTTATTATAATTTCATTATCATTACTTTTTATTAATTTTGGAAATCAATCATTTGCACAATCAGATGATAAATTAGTAATTTTGCATACTAATCTTGGTAATATTGTAATTGAATTATTCCCAAACGATGCTCCTAATCATGTTCAGAATTTTATTAAATTAGCAGAAGATGGATTTTATGATGGTACTATTTTTCATAGAATAATTCCAGGATTTATGATTCAAGGCGGTGATCCAAACACAAAAGGTGGAGATCAAAGTACTTGGGGAACTGGAGGCCCAGGATATTCTGTAAATGCTGAATTTAATACAATTGAACATAATCGTGGAATTGTTTCTATGGCTAGAGCACAAGATCCAAACAGTGCAGGTTCACAATTTTTTATTGTTCATAAAGATTCAAATTTTCTTGATCAACAATATACTGTCTTTGGAAGAATTGTAACTGAAGAAAGCTTTGCAACACTTGACAAGATTGCATCAGTAAAAACCGGAGAGAAAGATATTCCAGTAAACACCGAACAGGTAAAAATCACCAAAGCTGAAGTTGTAAATCGTTCTACTGTAACTAATTTACTTGAATTATCAGAACCTGAAAGAGTTACTACCCCAATTACAACTTCCGAATCAGGTTTTCAACGATATGAAGATAAAGCATTGGATATTGAATTTGATGCACCAGAAGGTTGGTTATTACAGCAACCAGAAAAAACAAATGAAAATTCCCCAGATGTAGTTGTTGTTGGACCTAGAATTGGCCCAATTAATCCAGTTATTTCTCTAACAATTTCAAATGTTGATGGAAAAACTTTAGATGATTTAATTCAAGAAAAAGCTAAATTGTTAGATGATGCATTAAAAGCAGGTAATTTAGAAATTATTTCTCAAGAAAAATCCATAATAAATGAAAAGGAAGTATTCACCACTAATGCTAAAGGCATTTTTCAAAGTGGAGGAGAATCATATAATGTACAATTCAAAGAAATAATAATTTCAACTCCTAAAAAATTCTACATTTTTTCATATAGTAATGGAATAGATGAATTTAATGATCAACTTTCTAAATTCGATGACTCTGTTAATTCTTTTAAAATAATATCAGAACCAATTAAAGAAATAAAATCTGCATCAGCTTCTGTAGAGACAGAAGAAAAGGGCGGTGGATGTCTAATTGCTACAGCAGCATATGGCTCAGAATTAACTCCTCAAATTCAACAACTAAGAGAAATAAGAGACAATACTATTCTTTCAACTCAATCTGGAACTACATTTATGACTGGATTTAACCAATTTTACTATTCTTTCAGTCCTATTGTAGCAGATCTGGAAAGAGAAAATCCTGTATTCAAAGAGGCAGTTAAGTTAGCCATCACTCCAATGTTATCAACTCTTTCCATTATGACACTAGCTGAAGATGGTTCTGATGCGCAAGTGTTAGGATTAGGAATCTCTGTTATTGCTTTGAACTTGGGAATGTATATTGTAATACCTACAATTACAATTATTAAAATTAAAAATAAATTCTGA
- a CDS encoding NAD(P)/FAD-dependent oxidoreductase: MAKNKKKVVILGGGFAGVECARQLESFFKNNSEVELVMVSEDNFLLFTPMLPQVASGIIETRHIVMPIRAICKKTKFYEGRIKNVDPFGKLVTLWGTGEKRGVSIYYDYLVVALGSETNFFGMADVEKNAYTMKTLNDAVVLRNRVVDMLEQADNETDTILRDSLLTFVIVGGGFAGIETAGELLDLLLDARKHYPTIHKDDIRVIVLEALPMILPGFNEKLADFAKEKMIQRGIEIKLRMAVTSFDGTEVSVKSLDENPKDSIDKSKINGIRTKTLIWTAGVTPVNTIKRSMFKTDKGKIIVNDFLEVPEFPGVFAIGDCALFMDPQTNRPFAPTAQIAEAQAKIAAHNLNALIKNSEKEKFVYHSKGQMAIIGKRTGIATFLGMNISGFLAWLIWRNVYLSKIPSPDKKVRIFLDWIIDLFYDRDISRLKLLKRETEKEYKVLDEVDDVW, translated from the coding sequence TTGGCTAAAAATAAGAAGAAAGTAGTAATTTTAGGAGGGGGGTTTGCCGGAGTAGAGTGTGCTAGACAGTTAGAGTCTTTTTTCAAAAACAATTCCGAAGTTGAATTAGTAATGGTGAGTGAGGATAATTTCTTATTATTTACTCCAATGTTGCCTCAGGTAGCATCAGGTATTATTGAAACAAGACATATCGTAATGCCTATTAGAGCAATTTGTAAAAAGACTAAATTTTATGAAGGTAGAATAAAAAATGTAGATCCATTTGGAAAACTGGTAACATTGTGGGGCACGGGTGAAAAACGTGGTGTTTCAATTTATTATGATTATCTAGTAGTTGCATTAGGTAGTGAAACCAATTTTTTTGGAATGGCAGATGTTGAAAAAAATGCCTATACAATGAAGACACTCAACGATGCAGTTGTTTTAAGAAATAGAGTCGTAGATATGCTTGAACAAGCTGATAATGAAACGGATACTATTCTTCGTGATAGTCTTTTAACATTTGTAATTGTGGGGGGAGGATTTGCTGGAATTGAAACTGCTGGAGAATTATTAGATTTATTATTAGATGCACGAAAACATTACCCTACAATTCACAAAGACGATATTCGTGTTATAGTTTTAGAAGCTCTTCCAATGATTCTTCCCGGCTTTAATGAAAAATTAGCAGATTTTGCAAAAGAAAAAATGATTCAAAGAGGAATTGAAATTAAACTTCGTATGGCAGTAACAAGTTTTGATGGAACTGAGGTCTCTGTAAAATCATTAGATGAAAACCCAAAAGACTCAATAGACAAATCAAAAATTAATGGAATTAGAACTAAAACATTGATTTGGACTGCAGGTGTAACACCTGTAAATACAATAAAAAGATCAATGTTCAAAACAGATAAGGGAAAAATTATTGTAAATGATTTTCTTGAAGTTCCAGAATTTCCAGGAGTTTTTGCAATTGGAGATTGTGCATTATTTATGGATCCACAAACAAATAGACCATTTGCTCCTACTGCACAAATTGCCGAAGCACAAGCTAAGATTGCTGCACATAATCTAAATGCCTTAATTAAAAATTCAGAGAAGGAAAAATTTGTTTATCATTCAAAGGGACAAATGGCAATAATTGGAAAAAGAACTGGAATTGCAACATTTCTAGGCATGAATATTTCGGGATTTTTAGCTTGGCTTATTTGGAGAAATGTCTATCTATCAAAAATTCCATCACCTGATAAAAAAGTCAGAATTTTTTTAGATTGGATAATAGACTTGTTTTATGATAGAGATATTTCAAGACTAAAACTTTTGAAACGTGAAACAGAAAAAGAATACAAGGTTCTTGATGAAGTAGACGATGTTTGGTAA
- a CDS encoding ACT domain-containing protein, whose translation MSIPELVREIITRNRSIYDCMKMDLINYTALAVKIQPEIERILGSTVNLNTIVVAIKRYADSFEIKENIRDESVLKNARLSLTDGIMDIKFSMKDFAEMDTMSILDKFSKITNNYEFFRMSDSFRFLTEDIESIRQIFENVPNNESMFSTGLAKIRISIPSNQNQSDVVSYVAEILHDNGIELVNAFFSQESIIIILNEKDASRAYEILHSDIVKIS comes from the coding sequence ATTAGTTAGGGAGATTATTACTAGAAATCGTTCAATTTATGATTGCATGAAAATGGATTTGATTAATTATACAGCATTAGCTGTGAAGATTCAACCCGAGATTGAAAGAATTTTGGGCAGTACTGTAAATCTCAATACTATTGTAGTTGCTATAAAACGATATGCAGATTCGTTTGAAATTAAAGAGAATATCAGGGATGAGAGTGTTTTGAAGAATGCAAGGCTTTCGTTAACAGATGGAATCATGGATATCAAATTTTCTATGAAAGATTTTGCTGAAATGGATACAATGTCAATTTTAGATAAATTCTCAAAAATTACTAATAATTATGAATTTTTTAGGATGTCTGATTCATTTAGATTCCTTACAGAGGATATAGAAAGTATAAGGCAAATTTTTGAAAACGTACCAAATAATGAAAGTATGTTTAGTACCGGTCTTGCAAAGATTAGAATTTCAATTCCAAGTAATCAAAATCAATCAGATGTGGTATCTTATGTTGCAGAGATCTTACATGATAATGGAATAGAACTTGTAAATGCATTTTTCAGTCAAGAGAGTATAATTATAATTCTAAATGAAAAAGATGCCTCAAGGGCGTATGAGATACTTCACTCAGACATAGTCAAAATTTCATAA